The following are encoded together in the Hemicordylus capensis ecotype Gifberg chromosome 4, rHemCap1.1.pri, whole genome shotgun sequence genome:
- the LOC128322883 gene encoding protocadherin gamma-A12-like has protein sequence MEETQRLWRWKNGLLQCFIMMSAWKAVSGQIHYSIPEEMHKGSFVGDIAKDLGMDGKQFPDHGLRILPRIGMIQYFALNDNNGHLQISERIDREEMCIEAEKCVLKFQILNENKLKIYGVEVEITDINDNAPQFLLKEWKMKISETSTPGDKFLLPKAQDPDLGVNSIQSYQLMDSSHFSLEVQIGENGVRHAELVLEKSLDREEQAVYNLILIGTDGGEPIRSGSVQIQVIVLDANDNAPVFSQPVYEATVKENVPEGSTVCKIKAIDLDEGINGEVKYSFEKIREKNSKIFLLNSTTGEITLVGNLDFEASSLHEFEVQAMDGGGLSDRSKVVIFITDLNDNAPELEINFVTNSVLENSPTGTIIAILNVQDRDSGVNGQVKCSIPNNLPFQLKKSMDNFYTLVTDRPLDREQVAAYNITVTATDDGSPTLSTSAIVSLQVLDTNDNPPLFAESTYTSYLLENNPRGVSVFSLKASDPDWEKNSQVSYSIIEGQMSESLLSSFLSINSENGVVYALSSFDYEDFREIQFQVKAQDGGSPPLSSNVSVTLFILDQNDNGPEILYPSPPTDGSTGVELAPRSSEPGYLVTKVVAVDADSGQNAWLSYQLIKATEPGLFTVGLHTGEIRTARFFLQKDALKQSLVVLVKDNGQPPLSASVTVTVVLADSIPESLSDLSSISAPIDDPQSDLTFYLVIAVAFVSCLFFVFLLVLLAIKLRSWRNAQLFECGSVNFSGAPVSQFVGIDGVRAFLHSYCHEVSLTTDSRKSQFNLSKANYSNTLNNQETSEVKNPILSSDDINLNNSDPNIVQVSQPF, from the coding sequence ATGGAAGAAACTCAGAGGCTCTGGAGATGGAAAAATGGACTCCTCCAATGCTTTATCATGATGTCTGCTTGGAAGGCAGTTTCTGGGCAGATCCACTATTCCATTCCTGAGGAGATGCACAAAGGCTCTTTTGTGGGGGATATTGCAAAGGACCTAGGAATGGATGGGAAgcagtttccagaccatggaCTCCGCATTCTTCCCAGAATAGGTATGATCCAGTATTTTGCTTTGAATGACAACAATGGCCATTTACAGATTTCTGAGAGAATAGACAGGGAGGAAATGTGCATAGAAGCAGAAAAGTGTGTATTAAAATTTCAGATTCTTAATGAGAATAAATTAAAGATTTATGGCGTTGAAGTGGAAATAACAGATATTAATGATAACGCTCCTCAATTTCTGCTAAAGGAATGGAAAATGAAAATCAGTGAGACATCTACACCTGGAGATAAATTCCTTCTCCCCAAAGCTCAGGATCCCGATCTGGGGGTCAATTCTATACAAAGCTATCAACTTATGGACAGTAGCCATTTTTCTCTGGAGGTGCAAATAGGAGAAAATGGTGTTAGACATGCTGAACTAGTGTTGGAAAAATCTCTGGACAGAGAGGAGCAAGCAGTTTATAATCTAATCCTTATAGGTACTGATGGGGGTGAGCCCATCCGGTCTGGCTCTGTGCAAATCCAAGTCATTGTTCTAGATGCAAATGACAATGCTCCAGTTTTCAGCCAACCTGTCTATGAAGCAACTGTGAAGGAGAATGTTCCTGAAGGATCTACAGTctgtaaaataaaagcaattgacCTGGATGAAGGAATTAATGGAGAGGTAAAATACTCATtcgaaaaaattagagagaagaaTTCCAAAATATTCCTATTAAACTCCACAACAGGAGAAATTACCCTTGTGGGAAACCTTGACTTTGAAGCATCATCCTTACATGAATTTGAGGTGCAAGCCATGGATGGGGGAGGACTGAGCGACAGATCAAAGGTTGTGATCTTCATTACAGATTTGAATGATAATGCACCAGAATTAGAAATTAACTTTGTAACCAACTCTGTCCTTGAGAACTCACCAACTGGAACTATCATTGCCATTTTAAATGTACAAGACAGAGATTCAGGAGTCAATGGGCAAGTCAAATGCTCCATTCCAAATAACCTTCCTTTTCAGCTCAAAAAGTCAATGGATAATTTTTATACCTTGGTGACAGACAGACCGCTTGACAGGGAACAAGTAGCAGCCTACAATATCACTGTTACAGCAACCGATGATGGGTCTCCAACATTATCAACATCAGCCATTGTTTCGCTCCAGGTGTTAGACACAAATGACAACCCTCCACTCTTTGCAGAATCAACCTACACCTCTTATCTTCTAGAAAATAACCCAAGAGGAGTGTCAGTCTTTTCCCTGAAAGCAAGTGATCCAGACTGGGAAAAGAATTCACAAGTAAGTTACTCCATCATTGAAGGCCAGATGAGCGAatctcttctctcttcctttctctctattAACTCGGAGAATGGAGTTGTTTATGCCCTTAGTTCATTTGATTACGAAGACTTTCGTGAGATTCAGTTCCAGGTCAAAGCTCAGGATGGAGGCTCCCCACCACTCAGCTCCAACGTCTCTGTGACTCTCTTCATCCTCGATCAGAATGACAATGGCCCAGAGATCCTGTATCCTTCCCCTCCCACGGATGGCTCCACTGGAGTAGAATTGGCCCCTCGCTCCTCTGAGCCAGGTTACCTGGTCACTAAGGTGGTGGCCGTGGATGCAGATTCTGGCCAGAATGCCTGGCTTTCCTACCAGCTGATCAAGGCCACAGAGCCAGGGCTTTTcactgtgggactccacactggAGAGATCAGGACAGCCCGTTTCTTTCTGCAGAAAGATGCCCTCAAACAAAGCCTGGTGGTTTTAGTGAAGGACAATGGGCAGCCGCCTCTCTCCGCCTCAGTCACTGTCACTGTGGTGCTGGCTGACAGCATTCCTGAAAGCCTCTCAGATCTCAGCAGCATCTCAGCTCCGATAGATGATCCCCAGTCTGACCTCACCTTCTACCTGGTGATTGCTGTGGCTTTTGTCTCCTGCTTGTTCTTTGTCTTCCTCCTTGTCTTACTGGCTATCAAGTTGCGCAGCTGGAGAAATGCACAGCTGTTTGAGTGTGGGAGTGTGAATTTCAGTGGTGCTCCTGTCTCACAATTTGTGGGTATTGATGGAGTCCGAGCATTTCTTCACTCCTACTGCCATGAGGTGTCTCTCACCACAGACTCAAGGAAAAGCCAGTTTAATCTTTCTAAGGCAAATTATTCCAATACTCTGAACAATCAAGAGACTTCTGAAGTAAAGAATCCTATCCTATCCAGTGATGATATCAATTTGAATAATAGTGATCCGAACATAGTCCAGGTGAGCCAACCATTTTAG
- the LOC128322884 gene encoding protocadherin gamma-A6-like, protein MEETQRLWRWKNGLLQCFIMMSAWKAVSGQIHYSIPEEMQKGSFVGDIAKDLGMDGKQLSDYGLRIVPRIGMIQYFALNDNNGHLRISERIDREEVCGRAERCVLMFQVLVESELKLYGVEVEITDINDNAPHFSPWEQRLEINEATNLRSQFPLPEAQDPDLGANSVHNYQLTGSSHFSLDVQMGANGVKHVELVLEKSLDREEQTTYDLILTATDGGDPVRSGSVQIQVIVVDANDNTPVFSQPVYEARIKENIPKGSTVAVLRALDFDEGVNGEVKYSFSKSTKDSQMFLLNSTTGEIILGGNLDYEESSSYEFEVQAKDGGGLNDRSKVAIFIIDENDNAPEIAVTFVTNSILENSPTGTVIAILNVQDRDSGNNGEFTCSVPKNLPFQLKKPTNNFYNLITDSSIDREQVSAFNITITVTDHGIPPLSTDNVIALHILDTNDNPPVFEQSSYTFYFVENKKRGALIFSLRANDLDCEENSRITYSIIESQMTDSLLSSYLSINSETGTVYALSPFDYEDFHEIQFQVKAQDGGSPPLSSNVSVTLFILDQNDNTPEILYPSPPTDGSTGVELAPRSSEPGYLITKVVAVDADSGQNAWLSYQLIKATEPGLFTVGLHTGEIRTARFFLEKDALKQSLVVLVKDNGQPPLSASVTVTVVLADNIPESLSDLSSISAPLEPESDLTFYLVIAVAFVSCLFFVFLLVLLAIKLRNWRNAQLFECGSVNFSGVPVSQFVGIDGVRAFLHSYCHEVSLTTDSRKSQFNLSKANYSNTLNNQETSEVKDPILSDEDLNLNNGNPVIIQVS, encoded by the coding sequence ATGGAAGAAACTCAGAGGCTCTGGAGATGGAAAAATGGACTCCTCCAATGCTTTATCATGATGTCTGCTTGGAAGGCAGTTTCTGGGCAGATCCACTATTCAATTCCTGAGGAGATGCAGAAAGGCTCTTTTGTGGGGGATATTGCAAAGGACCTGGGAATGGATGGGAAGCAGCTTTCAGACTATGGACtccgcattgtcccaagaatagGTATGATCCAGTATTTTGCTTTGAATGACAACAATGGCCATTTACGGATTTCTGAGAGAATAGACAGGGAGGAAGTCTGTGGAAGGGCAGAGCGGTGTGTTTTAATGTTCCAGGTTCTTGTTGAAAGTGAATTAAAGCTTTATGGAGTTGAAGTGGAAATAACGGATATAAATGATAATGCTCCCCATTTCTCTCCATGGGAACAGAGGCTGGAAATCAATGAGGCAACTAACCTGAGATCTCAGTTTCCTCTTCCTGAAGCTCAAGATCCAGATCTGGGTGCAAATTCAGTGCACAATTATCAACTCACAGGCAGTAGCCATTTTTCTTTGGATGTGCAAATGGGAGCAAATGGTGTTAAACATGTGGAGCTAGTGTTGGAAAAATCTCTGGACAGGGAGGAGCAAACAACTTATGATCTGATCCTCACTGCTACTGATGGGGGTGATCCTGTCAGATCTGGTTCAGTGCAAATCCAAGTCATTGTTGTAGATGCAAATGATAATACTCCAGTTTTCAGCCAACCTGTCTATGAAGCAAGAATCAAGGAGAATATTCCTAAAGGGTCTACAGTTGCTGTATTAAGAGCTCTTGACTTTGATGAAGGAGTAAATGGAGAGGTTAAATATTCATTCAGTAAAAGCActaaggattcccagatgtttctcCTTAATTCCACAACAGGTGAAATAATACTTGGTGGGAACTTGGATTATGAGGAATCATCCTCATATGAATTTGAGGTACAAGCAAAAGATGGGGGAGGACTTAATGACCGGTCAAAAGTTGCGATTTTCATTATTGATGAGAATGATAATGCACCTGAAATAGCGGTTACCTTTGTCACCAACTCCATCCTTGAAAATTCACCAACCGGAACAGTTATTGCCATTTTAAATGTACAAGATCGAGAttcaggaaacaatggggaattcACATGCTCAGTCCCCAAAAATCTCCCTTTTCAACTAAAAAAACCTACTAACAATTTTTACAATTTGATTACTGACAGTTCTATTGACAGGGAACAGGTGTCAGCCTTCAATATTACAATCACAGTTACTGATCATGGGATCCCTCCTCTTTCTACAGACAATGTAATAGCACTGCACATTTTGGATACAAATGATAACCCTCCTGTCTTTGAACAATCAAGTTATACTTTCTACTTTGTTGAGAATAAAAAGAGAGGAGCCTTGATCTTTTCCTTAAGAGCAAATGACCTTGACTGTGAAGAGAACTCCAGAATAACTTATTCCATCATTGAAAGTCAAATGACTgactctcttctctcttcctacctCTCCATTAACTCAGAGACAGGAACTGTCTATGCCTTGAGTCCCTTTGATTACGAAGACTTTCATGAGATCCAATTCCAGGTCAAAGCTCAGGATGGAGGCTCCCCACCACTCAGCTCCAACGTCTCTGTGACTCTCTTCATCCTCGATCAGAATGACAATACTCCAGAAATCTTGTATCCTTCCCCTCCCACGGATGGCTCCACTGGAGTGGAACTGGCCCCTCGCTCCTCTGAGCCAGGTTACTTGATCACAAAGGTGGTGGCTGTGGATGCAGATTCTGGCCAGaatgcctggctctcctaccaGCTGATCAAGGCCACAGAGCCCGGGCTCTTcactgtgggactccacactggAGAGATCAGGACAGCCCGTTTCTTTCTGGAGAAGGATGCCCTCAAACAAAGCCTGGTGGTTTTGGTGAAGGACAATGGGCAGCCACCTCTCTCCGCCTCAGTCACTGTCACTGTGGTACTGGCTGACAACATCCCTGAAAGCCTCTCAGATCTCAGCAGCATCTCCGCTCCTCTAGAACCTGAGTCTGACCTCACTTTCTACCTGGTGATTGCTGTGGCTTTTGTCTCCTGCTTGTTCTTTGTCTTCCTCCTTGTCTTACTGGCTATCAAGTTGCGCAACTGGAGAAATGCACAGCTGTTTGAGTGTGGGAGTGTGAACTTCAGTGGTGTTCCTGTCTCACAGTTTGTGGGTATTGATGGAGTCCGAGCTTTTCTTCATTCCTACTGCCACGAGGTTTCTCTCACCACAGACTCAAGGAAAAGTCAGTTTAATCTTTCTAAGGCAAATTATTCCAATACTCTGAACAATCAAGAGACTTCTGAAGTAAAGGATCCTATACTATCTGATGAGGATTTAAATCTGAATAATGGTAATCCAGTCATAATCCAGGTGAGCTAA